In a single window of the Pontibacter russatus genome:
- a CDS encoding NeuD/PglB/VioB family sugar acetyltransferase, translating into MKKLLIIGCGGVGGSVANNLQEFVGDQYTLEGFLDDNPQKAGKECYGHRVIGGIDKLRDYSSEVAVAICVAKPATRRSIVERLRSYPNVTFPPLISKHAYLSHNITLGKGVIIYAGAAIDYNTSIADFSIINMNCSVGHDCTLAKCSTLAPGVSLAGFSYIAECAEMCINSATVQGTRVGENSIVGGMGMVICDIPANCTAVGVPAKPIKYHE; encoded by the coding sequence ATGAAGAAATTGCTCATTATCGGGTGTGGGGGAGTGGGCGGCTCTGTCGCAAACAACCTGCAGGAGTTCGTGGGAGATCAGTATACGCTGGAGGGGTTTCTCGATGACAACCCGCAGAAAGCCGGGAAAGAGTGCTACGGCCACCGGGTTATCGGGGGGATTGATAAGTTGCGCGATTATTCGTCAGAGGTTGCTGTGGCAATATGCGTAGCCAAGCCTGCCACCCGGAGAAGCATAGTTGAGAGGCTTCGTTCATATCCAAACGTCACATTCCCGCCGCTCATTTCCAAACATGCGTACCTCTCCCACAATATTACGTTAGGTAAGGGCGTAATTATATATGCGGGGGCGGCCATCGACTACAACACCAGCATCGCGGACTTTTCGATCATTAACATGAACTGCTCCGTTGGGCATGACTGTACGCTGGCAAAGTGCTCCACGCTGGCGCCTGGGGTATCTTTGGCGGGCTTCAGTTATATAGCGGAGTGCGCGGAGATGTGCATCAACTCGGCCACCGTGCAGGGCACGCGGGTGGGGGAAAACAGCATCGTGGGCGGCATGGGCATGGTAATCTGCGACATTCCGGCCAACTGCACGGCAGTGGGCGTGCCCGCAAAACCAATTAAGTATCATGAGTAA
- a CDS encoding glycosyltransferase family 4 protein, whose amino-acid sequence MKVLFVFELGLLHYRVPILEKIAKDERVQRCDVIHTEQHTKGSYYFTELKAKVRKFGMFKLLPEVSHLKDDYDVVVFSFNLWRPSWFYSLFSPRKAKYILWGQGFGRTNNYWVARLAKIYFAKWADAVIFYTQSGCLDFQQHGIPAEKMFVARNTLHIANAGRSEEVEKTDLLYVGRIQERKGVDVLIRAFATIVKDVPQSVMIRIIGDGDTLILREAAEKYGLQDKVIFEPGVFNEADLKEKFSRAIAYVSPNHVGLGVVHSFAYGVPVITNKNRKHAPEFEYCDNSNSLLYEDEEEELPALLKEICNNASLQRELSAGGFNYYDRNLRSDVMVKGFLDAFDYVLRENREPALQTQDRR is encoded by the coding sequence ATGAAAGTATTATTTGTATTTGAATTAGGGCTGTTACATTACCGTGTTCCGATACTGGAAAAGATAGCTAAGGATGAGCGTGTGCAGAGATGCGATGTGATCCATACCGAGCAGCACACTAAAGGCAGCTATTATTTTACCGAACTGAAGGCCAAGGTCAGGAAATTTGGCATGTTCAAGCTTTTGCCGGAAGTAAGCCACCTGAAGGATGATTATGATGTGGTTGTATTCTCTTTCAACCTCTGGAGGCCGAGCTGGTTTTACAGCCTGTTTTCCCCCAGAAAGGCCAAGTACATCTTATGGGGCCAGGGTTTCGGAAGAACCAATAATTACTGGGTAGCCAGGCTGGCCAAAATTTACTTCGCCAAATGGGCAGACGCCGTAATCTTCTATACGCAGAGCGGGTGCTTGGACTTTCAGCAGCATGGTATTCCAGCGGAGAAAATGTTTGTAGCCAGAAACACGTTGCACATAGCTAACGCTGGGAGATCCGAGGAGGTGGAGAAAACTGATCTGCTTTATGTCGGCAGAATCCAGGAGCGAAAAGGGGTGGATGTGCTCATCAGGGCCTTTGCCACTATTGTAAAGGACGTTCCGCAGAGCGTGATGATCCGAATAATTGGAGACGGGGATACCTTGATATTGCGGGAGGCCGCGGAAAAGTATGGCCTGCAGGACAAGGTAATTTTCGAGCCCGGCGTATTCAATGAGGCAGATCTGAAAGAAAAATTCTCCAGGGCTATTGCATATGTTTCTCCCAATCATGTCGGGCTTGGGGTGGTGCACAGTTTCGCATATGGCGTTCCGGTCATCACGAATAAAAACAGGAAGCATGCCCCGGAGTTTGAGTACTGTGATAACTCCAACAGCCTGCTGTATGAGGATGAGGAAGAGGAACTGCCCGCGTTGTTGAAGGAAATCTGCAATAATGCAAGTTTACAGCGCGAGCTTTCTGCGGGAGGCTTCAACTATTATGATCGTAACTTACGGTCAGATGTGATGGTAAAAGGTTTTCTGGATGCATTTGATTATGTGCTGCGGGAGAATAGGGAGCCAGCCTTACAAACTCAGGATCGTCGTTAA
- the wecB gene encoding non-hydrolyzing UDP-N-acetylglucosamine 2-epimerase, which translates to MLITIIAGARPNFMKIAPIIEAIKKSALEGHTISYRLIHTGQHYDKKMSGDFFEQLGIPEPDANLEAGGGTQAEQTAAIMVRFEKELMNHRPDLVVVVGDVTSTMACAITAQKLRVPVAHVEAGIRSGDWGMPEEINRMVTDSISNYFFTTSEAANQNLLSTGVSRDRIFFVGNTMIDTLLKQQPKFRAPQFWDELGLKKKEYLVMTLHRPSNVDDPEQLARLLNVLEEGTEQLPVIFPVHPRTRNNMQKFGISTNHVKTVEPLGYLEFNFLVQHAKGVITDSGGITEETTVMGVPCMTLRTSTERPETCTIGTNELLGTDSEALREALEVLFAGGWKEGGIPELWDGKTAERIVQALLHLHQPETADLP; encoded by the coding sequence ATGCTTATAACTATTATTGCCGGAGCCAGACCTAACTTTATGAAAATTGCCCCTATCATCGAGGCGATTAAAAAGTCTGCGCTTGAAGGACATACCATCTCCTACAGACTGATTCATACGGGCCAGCATTATGATAAAAAAATGTCTGGTGACTTCTTCGAGCAACTGGGCATCCCGGAGCCGGACGCCAACCTGGAGGCGGGCGGCGGAACCCAGGCAGAGCAGACCGCAGCCATCATGGTGCGGTTTGAGAAAGAACTGATGAACCACCGGCCAGACCTGGTGGTGGTAGTGGGCGATGTGACCTCTACCATGGCCTGTGCCATTACTGCACAAAAGCTTCGTGTGCCAGTGGCGCACGTCGAGGCGGGCATCCGCTCCGGAGACTGGGGCATGCCGGAAGAGATAAACCGCATGGTGACGGACAGCATCAGCAACTACTTTTTCACTACCTCCGAGGCGGCCAACCAGAACCTGCTAAGCACCGGCGTGAGCCGCGACAGGATTTTCTTTGTGGGCAACACCATGATAGACACCCTCCTGAAGCAGCAGCCCAAATTCCGGGCACCCCAGTTCTGGGATGAACTAGGCCTGAAGAAAAAGGAGTACCTGGTGATGACGCTGCACCGCCCTTCGAATGTGGATGACCCAGAGCAACTGGCAAGGCTGCTGAATGTGCTGGAGGAAGGCACGGAGCAACTGCCGGTTATTTTCCCGGTTCACCCCCGCACCCGCAACAACATGCAGAAGTTTGGCATCAGCACCAACCACGTGAAGACGGTGGAGCCGCTTGGTTACTTGGAGTTCAACTTCCTGGTGCAGCATGCCAAAGGCGTTATCACCGACTCCGGCGGCATAACTGAGGAGACCACTGTGATGGGCGTGCCCTGCATGACGCTGCGAACCTCTACTGAAAGACCTGAAACCTGTACCATTGGCACCAACGAGTTGCTTGGCACCGACAGCGAAGCGCTGAGAGAGGCTCTGGAGGTGCTTTTCGCGGGTGGCTGGAAAGAAGGAGGCATCCCGGAGCTATGGGATGGGAAGACGGCAGAACGCATTGTGCAGGCACTCCTGCACCTGCACCAGCCCGAAACCGCAGACCTGCCTTAA
- a CDS encoding alginate lyase family protein, with product MINIGTGVVHLLKNMGPRYVAYRVRHELEKKAGVLKRRFPDNQPHKSFIPLEQWRADAGTFLFEDRRDIKLEKNPASALKEKAEQILEGKMTFFSSQLYDLGKSYDWLTNPDSGFRYDNTKHWSQISDLNPAAGDIKYVWEKSRFSYLHTILRYDYHFEQDSAEWVFSEIDSWIKANPVNCGPNFRCSQEISLRLFNWCFALHFYKGSPALTDERWHSYQHYIYWQLHHVYHHIDFSRIAVRNNHAITETALLCLSEFLFPFIPETKQWSARGRKWLEEEVAYQVYDDGTFLQHSMNYHRVVVQVLTLVLSLAEKNGRPLSGKMYEGAYKSVNFLLQCQQLTTGRLPNTGANDGALFFQFSGSDYTDYRPQLNALHVLLTGENLYSGAGAWEEEAAWFGIGRQAGKRFSALQQEQGIISFPIGGYYLIRDGDTLSLIRCARYRDRPGQADNLHLDIWVGEQNMLHDAGSYKYNTAQELKRYFNGTQSHNTVMVDDLDQMLKGERFIWYYWSEATNVRLSEDTAYYVFEGTIKAFGHLSKYITHTRTVKKKKGSNTWFVQDEVQGLPGGHILKQMWHTAFSDEVAVRPLSAEAVPSEKQGWQSVYYGTKEACTEMVVSSESRQIQTLIQIT from the coding sequence ATGATAAACATAGGGACAGGCGTAGTGCACCTTTTGAAGAACATGGGGCCGCGTTACGTGGCTTACCGGGTTCGGCACGAACTGGAGAAAAAAGCGGGTGTCCTGAAGCGGCGGTTCCCCGATAACCAGCCGCACAAAAGCTTTATCCCGCTGGAGCAGTGGCGCGCTGACGCCGGCACCTTTCTTTTTGAAGACAGGCGCGATATAAAGCTGGAGAAGAACCCCGCATCGGCACTGAAGGAGAAAGCGGAGCAGATTCTCGAAGGTAAAATGACCTTTTTCAGCTCCCAATTATATGACCTCGGGAAAAGCTATGACTGGCTGACGAACCCGGATTCAGGCTTCCGCTACGACAACACCAAGCACTGGTCCCAGATCAGCGACCTGAACCCAGCCGCAGGGGATATCAAGTATGTGTGGGAAAAGTCGAGGTTCAGCTACCTGCATACCATTCTGCGCTACGACTACCACTTTGAGCAGGACAGCGCCGAGTGGGTTTTCTCGGAGATTGACAGCTGGATAAAGGCTAACCCGGTCAACTGCGGCCCGAACTTCAGGTGCAGCCAGGAAATATCGCTGCGCCTGTTTAACTGGTGCTTTGCCTTGCATTTCTACAAAGGCTCACCAGCCCTGACGGACGAAAGATGGCACAGCTACCAGCATTATATCTACTGGCAGCTGCACCACGTGTACCATCATATCGATTTTTCACGTATAGCGGTCCGGAACAACCACGCCATCACAGAAACCGCCCTGCTTTGCCTTTCTGAGTTTTTGTTTCCGTTCATCCCGGAGACAAAGCAATGGTCGGCGCGGGGGAGGAAATGGCTGGAGGAAGAAGTAGCGTACCAAGTATATGACGACGGCACCTTTCTGCAGCACAGCATGAACTACCACCGGGTAGTGGTGCAGGTGCTCACGTTGGTGCTCTCGCTTGCTGAGAAAAACGGCAGGCCTCTGTCCGGGAAAATGTATGAGGGCGCCTACAAATCGGTGAACTTCCTGCTGCAGTGCCAGCAGCTGACCACGGGCAGGCTTCCGAACACAGGAGCAAACGACGGGGCACTTTTCTTTCAGTTCTCAGGCAGCGACTACACCGACTACAGGCCGCAGCTCAACGCGCTGCATGTGCTGCTGACGGGGGAGAATTTATATAGTGGTGCGGGAGCATGGGAAGAGGAGGCAGCTTGGTTCGGCATCGGCAGGCAGGCAGGCAAGAGATTCTCTGCATTGCAACAGGAGCAGGGCATCATATCCTTCCCGATAGGAGGGTATTACCTGATAAGAGACGGGGACACGCTGAGCCTGATCAGGTGCGCCAGGTACAGGGACAGGCCCGGCCAGGCCGACAACCTGCATCTTGATATATGGGTGGGGGAGCAGAACATGCTGCACGACGCCGGCAGCTACAAATACAACACCGCGCAGGAGCTAAAGCGGTACTTCAACGGTACGCAGTCGCATAACACCGTGATGGTGGATGACCTTGACCAGATGCTGAAGGGGGAAAGGTTTATCTGGTATTACTGGTCTGAGGCCACGAACGTGAGGTTGTCTGAAGACACAGCATATTATGTTTTTGAGGGCACCATTAAAGCGTTCGGGCATCTTTCAAAATATATAACGCACACCCGCACGGTAAAGAAGAAGAAAGGAAGCAACACCTGGTTCGTGCAGGACGAGGTGCAGGGCTTGCCGGGGGGGCATATACTGAAACAGATGTGGCACACGGCTTTTTCCGATGAGGTTGCCGTACGGCCGCTGTCTGCAGAAGCGGTTCCTTCGGAAAAGCAGGGCTGGCAATCAGTGTATTACGGCACCAAAGAAGCCTGCACAGAGATGGTGGTCTCGAGCGAGAGCCGGCAAATTCAAACCCTGATTCAAATTACTTAG
- a CDS encoding glycosyltransferase family 4 protein yields MKILLLHQYFLEEDDPGGSRFNEMTRQWADQGHEITVIAGMMHYNGLQKREEYRGRWVKKKKQGKVTVWRTHVSENYNSGFVGRLWGYLSFMFSSLWAGLFKVEGKHDVILVTSPPLTIGISAYIMAKAKRVPFIFEVRDLWPESAIDTGVVTNKLFIRAAYWLEAFIYEKAALINVLTPAFRQALIEKKSIHPGKVIFIPNAADFSLSDSLLGSFDAAAFRREHNWENRFVITYVGAHGVANHLEQILETADLLRHTPALFVLIGDGMQKAKLVAQSKAMGLDNVLFLAPVAKADVFKYISASDMGASVLKKADTFKTVYSNKTFDYMACQKPILMAIDGVSRELVEKAEAGVFVEPENPADFAAKISEYMADPERIRREGMNGYTFAKQNFDREVLANKYLSSLKLFSAAYVPKPVEAYS; encoded by the coding sequence ATGAAAATTTTATTGCTACATCAGTACTTTCTGGAAGAAGATGATCCGGGAGGGTCCCGCTTTAATGAGATGACCAGGCAGTGGGCAGACCAGGGGCATGAGATAACCGTTATCGCCGGCATGATGCACTACAATGGCCTGCAGAAGCGGGAGGAATACCGGGGCCGGTGGGTGAAGAAGAAAAAGCAGGGTAAGGTCACGGTGTGGCGCACCCACGTCTCGGAAAACTATAACTCCGGCTTTGTCGGGCGGCTCTGGGGGTATCTTTCCTTTATGTTTTCTTCCCTGTGGGCGGGCTTGTTTAAGGTGGAGGGGAAACACGATGTCATTCTGGTGACATCGCCTCCCCTGACGATCGGCATATCGGCCTACATCATGGCAAAAGCAAAGCGCGTCCCCTTTATTTTTGAAGTGCGCGATCTCTGGCCGGAGTCCGCGATTGACACAGGGGTTGTCACCAACAAGCTGTTTATCAGAGCGGCCTACTGGCTGGAGGCGTTCATCTATGAGAAAGCCGCGCTCATCAATGTACTCACGCCCGCCTTCCGGCAGGCCCTGATTGAGAAAAAGAGCATACACCCCGGCAAAGTCATTTTTATCCCGAATGCGGCAGACTTCAGCCTGTCCGACAGTTTATTGGGCAGCTTCGACGCCGCGGCCTTCAGGAGGGAGCACAACTGGGAGAACAGGTTTGTTATTACATACGTAGGGGCACATGGCGTCGCAAACCACCTGGAGCAGATACTCGAAACAGCGGACCTGTTGCGCCATACCCCTGCTTTGTTCGTGCTGATTGGGGACGGTATGCAGAAAGCTAAGCTTGTGGCGCAGTCCAAAGCCATGGGGCTGGACAATGTGCTCTTCCTTGCTCCGGTCGCAAAGGCCGATGTGTTCAAGTATATATCCGCCTCAGATATGGGCGCGTCGGTGCTGAAGAAGGCCGACACCTTCAAAACGGTGTATTCAAATAAAACCTTCGACTATATGGCCTGCCAGAAACCGATTCTGATGGCGATAGACGGCGTGTCGAGGGAACTGGTGGAAAAAGCGGAGGCCGGCGTGTTTGTGGAGCCTGAGAACCCAGCTGATTTTGCGGCGAAGATCTCAGAGTACATGGCAGACCCCGAGCGAATCCGGCGGGAAGGCATGAACGGCTACACGTTTGCAAAGCAAAACTTTGACCGCGAGGTGCTCGCCAACAAATATTTATCGTCTTTAAAACTGTTTAGTGCAGCGTATGTACCCAAACCTGTTGAAGCGTATTCTTGA
- a CDS encoding DegT/DnrJ/EryC1/StrS family aminotransferase, which produces MDQKIWLSSPHMGESEFNFVKEAFDTNWIAPLGPNVDGFEKDIAGFLGNGVHVAALSSGTAALHLALILLGVKQGDEVLCQSMTFSASANPIVYQGATPVFVDSEEETWNMSPVFLEAAIQDRIKKGSKPKAIIVVHLYGMPADMDSIMEVADRYEIPVIEDAAEALGSTYKGRPAGTFGAMSILSFNGNKIITTSGGGALVSANEDWIKQARFLATQARDAAPHYQHSHIGYNYRMSNVCAGIGRGQMEVLPLRVQQRRRNFELYGEAFRFLPEVRLQEEPNQDYFSNRWLSTLLIDDLKDANVSRETIRLALESRNIESRPLWKPMHLQPVFAGAPFYGDGTCERLFEKGLCLPSGSNLPETDISKVIHILKDCLSLPVTA; this is translated from the coding sequence ATGGATCAGAAAATTTGGCTGTCGTCCCCGCATATGGGCGAGAGCGAGTTCAACTTCGTAAAAGAGGCTTTCGACACCAACTGGATTGCCCCGCTCGGCCCCAACGTGGACGGCTTCGAGAAAGACATTGCCGGCTTTTTAGGCAACGGGGTGCATGTGGCGGCGCTGAGCTCCGGCACGGCGGCGCTCCACCTGGCCCTGATACTGCTGGGCGTGAAGCAGGGCGATGAAGTGCTGTGCCAATCCATGACATTCTCCGCGTCGGCCAACCCCATCGTGTACCAGGGGGCCACGCCTGTGTTTGTGGACAGCGAAGAGGAAACCTGGAACATGTCTCCGGTGTTCCTGGAGGCCGCCATACAGGACCGCATAAAAAAAGGCAGCAAGCCAAAGGCCATCATCGTGGTGCATCTGTATGGCATGCCCGCCGATATGGACAGCATCATGGAGGTGGCAGACAGATATGAGATACCTGTAATAGAAGATGCGGCTGAGGCGTTGGGTTCTACCTACAAAGGGAGGCCTGCGGGCACCTTCGGGGCCATGAGTATCCTGTCCTTCAACGGCAACAAAATTATCACCACTTCGGGCGGGGGAGCGCTGGTTTCTGCCAACGAGGACTGGATCAAGCAGGCACGCTTTCTGGCGACGCAGGCACGGGATGCGGCTCCCCACTACCAACACTCCCATATAGGCTACAATTACCGCATGAGCAATGTCTGTGCAGGAATCGGGCGTGGGCAGATGGAAGTGCTGCCGCTGCGGGTGCAGCAACGGCGCAGAAACTTCGAGTTATACGGCGAGGCCTTCCGCTTCCTGCCGGAGGTGCGGCTGCAGGAAGAACCGAACCAGGATTACTTCTCCAACAGATGGCTCAGCACCCTGCTGATAGACGATTTGAAGGACGCGAACGTGAGCCGCGAGACGATCAGGCTGGCGCTGGAAAGCCGGAACATCGAGTCGAGGCCGCTATGGAAACCTATGCACCTGCAACCCGTTTTTGCGGGCGCCCCCTTCTACGGCGACGGGACCTGCGAGCGACTTTTCGAAAAAGGCCTTTGCCTTCCGTCTGGCTCCAACCTGCCAGAGACAGATATCAGCAAGGTGATTCACATCCTTAAAGATTGTCTCAGCCTTCCGGTAACGGCTTAA
- a CDS encoding polysaccharide biosynthesis protein, with translation MAVLTTSVVYGAIVALVISSMYHIESNNIYLVLLVNFFISSSLLVMLRIGTKSVFFFVKRSSKEKKENVLIYGANSSSILVKEALETSGLGKFVVVGFIDEDQTKANKSIHHIRIYHTSEIGRLHRKAQIDKLIMMNEDLREGLRKQLIDKCLELNIKVLTVPPTAQWMSGHLQMNQLKDLRIEDLLQRPMINLESEMVASDLRGKRILVTGGAGSIGSEIVRQVLHYNPEMVVVCDQAETPLHQLQLEMEEKFPNADVRICVGDIKNFDRMYTLFKAYSPEIVYHAAAYKHVPMMENNPSEAILTNILGTKNLADLAVSCDVEKFVMLSTDKAVNPTNVMGASKRIAEIYTQSLNGVDLLETNTAGLGISTTPRTKFITTRFGNVLGSNGSVIPHFRSQIEKGGPVTVTHPDITRYFMTIPEAVQLVLEAGTMGNGGEIFVFDMGQPVKIVDLAHKMIRLAGLVPGVDIDVVFSGLRPGEKLYEELLNKEELTIPTHHDKIKISRVRKYKYAKVEGDIRELLSLNKSNDDYRFVSKMKEMVPEYISKNSKYEELDASARYKSQL, from the coding sequence TTGGCAGTACTAACAACAAGCGTCGTATATGGCGCGATCGTGGCGCTGGTGATTTCCTCCATGTACCACATCGAGTCAAACAACATATACCTTGTACTGCTGGTAAACTTCTTCATCTCTTCCAGCCTGCTCGTTATGCTGCGAATCGGCACCAAAAGCGTGTTTTTTTTTGTGAAGAGAAGTAGTAAAGAGAAGAAAGAGAATGTACTCATATATGGCGCCAACAGCAGTTCCATTCTGGTAAAAGAAGCCTTGGAGACCAGCGGACTCGGTAAGTTTGTGGTAGTGGGTTTTATTGACGAGGACCAGACAAAGGCTAACAAGAGCATCCACCATATAAGAATCTACCATACCAGCGAGATCGGAAGGTTACACCGCAAGGCCCAGATCGACAAGCTGATTATGATGAACGAAGACCTGCGGGAAGGGCTCCGGAAGCAGCTGATAGACAAGTGCCTGGAGCTGAACATCAAGGTGCTGACCGTTCCGCCAACTGCGCAGTGGATGTCGGGGCACCTGCAGATGAACCAGCTGAAAGACCTCCGCATCGAGGACCTGCTGCAGCGGCCCATGATTAACCTGGAGAGCGAGATGGTGGCAAGCGACCTGAGAGGGAAGCGGATACTGGTAACCGGCGGTGCTGGTTCCATCGGATCCGAAATCGTAAGGCAGGTGCTGCATTACAACCCTGAAATGGTGGTGGTGTGCGACCAGGCCGAGACTCCCCTGCACCAGCTGCAGCTCGAAATGGAAGAGAAGTTCCCGAATGCGGATGTTCGCATCTGTGTCGGTGACATCAAGAACTTCGACAGGATGTACACGCTTTTCAAAGCCTACAGCCCCGAGATAGTGTACCATGCCGCTGCCTATAAGCATGTGCCTATGATGGAGAACAACCCGTCAGAGGCCATACTGACCAATATCCTGGGTACAAAGAACCTGGCAGACCTGGCCGTGAGCTGTGATGTGGAGAAGTTCGTTATGCTCTCGACAGACAAAGCCGTGAACCCAACCAACGTGATGGGGGCCTCCAAGCGCATTGCCGAAATCTACACGCAGTCGCTGAACGGGGTTGATCTGCTCGAGACGAATACGGCAGGCCTTGGCATCAGCACAACACCGAGGACCAAATTTATCACTACCCGGTTTGGCAACGTGCTCGGCTCCAACGGCTCTGTGATTCCCCACTTCCGTTCTCAGATTGAGAAGGGAGGCCCTGTCACGGTGACGCATCCCGACATCACGCGGTACTTTATGACGATTCCGGAGGCGGTGCAGTTGGTGCTGGAGGCAGGCACCATGGGCAATGGCGGCGAGATTTTCGTTTTTGACATGGGGCAGCCGGTGAAAATCGTTGACCTTGCGCACAAGATGATCCGACTGGCGGGGCTCGTACCCGGCGTGGATATAGATGTTGTTTTCTCCGGGCTGCGGCCGGGTGAAAAGCTTTACGAGGAACTCCTGAACAAAGAGGAACTGACAATACCCACACACCACGACAAAATAAAAATATCGCGGGTAAGAAAATACAAGTATGCCAAGGTAGAGGGCGATATACGAGAGCTGCTGAGCCTGAACAAAAGCAACGACGACTACAGGTTCGTGAGCAAGATGAAGGAGATGGTGCCGGAGTATATCAGCAAGAACTCTAAGTATGAGGAACTGGACGCCTCTGCCAGATATAAAAGCCAGCTTTAA
- a CDS encoding sugar transferase produces the protein MYPNLLKRILDVALAVVAIILLLPVFLLVAAGLAVANRGKVFFRQTRPGKGGRLFRIFKFKTMNDLTDEHGKLLPDELRLTPMGSFVRKTSLDEIPQIINVLKGDMSFVGPRPLLVEYLPLYNSTQLRRHEVRPGITGWAQVNGRNAISWEQKFTYDVWYVDHQSFALDLKILYKTLLKVMKREGISAQEHVTMPPFRGTAPEEQMHLAASSTS, from the coding sequence ATGTACCCAAACCTGTTGAAGCGTATTCTTGATGTTGCCTTGGCCGTGGTGGCCATCATCTTATTGCTTCCGGTATTTCTGCTGGTTGCCGCCGGGCTTGCTGTGGCCAACAGGGGGAAGGTTTTCTTTCGCCAGACCCGGCCTGGCAAAGGGGGGAGGCTTTTCCGAATCTTTAAATTCAAGACAATGAACGATCTGACGGACGAGCACGGCAAGCTGCTGCCTGATGAACTGCGGCTCACGCCTATGGGCAGTTTCGTGCGGAAGACTTCCCTGGACGAGATTCCGCAGATCATCAATGTATTAAAGGGAGATATGAGCTTTGTGGGGCCGCGCCCTTTGCTGGTGGAATACCTGCCGCTGTACAACAGCACTCAACTGCGCAGGCACGAGGTGCGGCCCGGCATTACCGGCTGGGCACAGGTAAACGGCAGAAATGCGATAAGTTGGGAACAGAAATTTACCTATGACGTTTGGTATGTGGACCACCAATCCTTTGCGCTTGACCTGAAGATACTCTATAAAACACTCTTGAAGGTGATGAAAAGAGAGGGGATAAGCGCACAAGAGCATGTCACGATGCCGCCGTTCAGAGGCACGGCACCTGAAGAACAAATGCATCTGGCTGCCAGTAGCACCAGCTGA
- the fahA gene encoding fumarylacetoacetase translates to MIRANDPALHSWIEIAADSEFPIQNLPFGIFSTPERDPRVGVAIGEYILDLCVLGRRDFFVLTDLDPTVFHRPSLNDFIALGKPIWRAVRNRVSELLRNDNDEISGNSDLIRDCLVKQSDAELLMPVHVPNYTDFYSSLQHATNVGSMFRGPENALLPNWRHLPVGYHGRASSIVVSGTAIHRPKGQTRAPDAAAPTFGPTRQLDFELEVAFIAGRETALGQSITPYEAEDYIFGLVLFNDWSARDMQAWEYQPLGPFLAKSFASSTSPWVVTLDALEPFRVKGPEQDPRPLPYLEFLGSRHYDINLEVLLQPQGSGPVSISRTNTKHLYWSMGQQLAHQSSNGCNLQVGDLYASGTISGPGNGSYGSMLELTWQGTQPLQLPDGSERRFLEDYDTVIMRGFGERNGIRIGFGELKTQVLPAI, encoded by the coding sequence ATGATACGAGCCAACGACCCAGCCCTCCACTCCTGGATAGAGATAGCCGCTGACAGCGAATTCCCCATCCAGAACCTGCCCTTCGGCATATTCAGCACACCCGAACGGGACCCGCGCGTGGGTGTGGCCATTGGCGAGTACATCCTGGACCTGTGCGTGCTCGGCCGCCGTGACTTCTTCGTGCTGACTGACCTGGACCCAACCGTGTTTCACCGCCCTTCCCTGAATGATTTTATCGCCCTGGGCAAGCCTATATGGCGGGCGGTGCGCAACCGGGTGTCGGAGCTGCTGCGCAACGACAACGACGAGATAAGCGGCAACAGCGACCTCATTCGCGATTGTCTGGTAAAGCAGAGCGATGCCGAGTTGCTGATGCCCGTGCATGTGCCCAACTACACCGACTTTTACAGCAGCCTGCAGCATGCCACCAACGTCGGGTCCATGTTCCGCGGCCCTGAAAACGCGCTGCTGCCCAACTGGAGACACCTGCCGGTCGGCTATCACGGCCGCGCCTCCTCTATCGTAGTGTCTGGCACCGCTATTCACCGCCCCAAAGGGCAAACCAGGGCCCCCGATGCGGCGGCACCCACCTTCGGCCCCACCCGACAACTGGATTTTGAATTGGAAGTAGCCTTTATCGCGGGCAGGGAAACAGCGCTGGGGCAGAGCATCACACCATATGAGGCAGAGGATTATATCTTCGGTCTGGTGCTGTTCAACGACTGGTCGGCGCGCGACATGCAGGCGTGGGAGTATCAGCCACTCGGGCCGTTCCTGGCAAAGAGTTTCGCCTCTTCCACGTCGCCGTGGGTGGTGACGCTGGATGCGCTGGAGCCGTTCCGGGTGAAGGGGCCGGAGCAGGACCCCAGGCCGCTGCCCTACCTCGAGTTTCTGGGCAGTCGCCACTACGATATTAATCTGGAAGTGCTGCTGCAGCCACAGGGCAGTGGGCCTGTCAGCATCAGCCGTACCAATACCAAACACCTGTACTGGAGCATGGGCCAGCAACTGGCGCACCAAAGCAGCAACGGCTGCAACCTGCAGGTAGGCGACCTGTATGCATCCGGCACCATCAGCGGCCCCGGCAACGGCTCCTATGGCTCAATGCTGGAATTGACCTGGCAAGGCACGCAGCCGCTGCAACTGCCCGATGGCTCGGAGCGCCGGTTTCTGGAGGATTATGACACAGTGATTATGCGCGGCTTCGGGGAGCGGAACGGCATCCGGATTGGCTTTGGGGAGCTGAAAACACAGGTGCTTCCCGCCATATAG